From a single Lentisphaera profundi genomic region:
- the yihA gene encoding ribosome biogenesis GTP-binding protein YihA/YsxC, which yields MAVTYMTSIGNPKQLDTLLKDNVLDGKSEKRTVFAGRSNAGKSSLLNSLTHSKIAQISREPGKTRKVNLFFCTYHKRVLTDLPGYGFAKRNKTERKLWEELITSYLNADRANIERIILVTDCRHGPSDSDLEAMEFFQSLDFNVTLVLSKSDKLNQKAMSARRKEIKEIIKDNKPEKTFWISSLKGTGVRELSRDILNDSPRTD from the coding sequence ATGGCCGTAACTTACATGACTAGCATTGGCAACCCCAAGCAGCTAGACACCCTTTTAAAAGACAATGTCTTAGATGGAAAATCAGAAAAGCGCACTGTCTTTGCGGGTCGCTCCAATGCGGGAAAAAGCTCCCTTTTAAATAGCTTAACTCACAGTAAAATTGCACAAATCTCACGTGAGCCTGGCAAGACTCGTAAAGTTAATTTATTCTTCTGCACTTACCACAAGCGCGTTTTAACTGATTTACCTGGCTATGGCTTTGCCAAGCGCAATAAAACCGAGCGCAAGTTATGGGAAGAACTCATCACGAGTTACTTAAATGCGGACAGAGCAAATATCGAGCGCATTATTTTAGTTACTGACTGCCGCCATGGACCCTCCGATTCTGATTTAGAAGCCATGGAATTTTTTCAAAGCCTCGATTTTAATGTCACACTGGTTTTATCAAAATCTGATAAGCTCAATCAAAAAGCTATGTCAGCACGAAGAAAAGAAATTAAAGAAATTATCAAAGACAATAAACCCGAAAAAACTTTTTGGATTTCTAGTCTCAAGGGAACAGGAGTTCGTGAATTAAGTAGAGATATACTCAATGACTCGCCAAGAACTGATTAA